A genome region from bacterium includes the following:
- the eno gene encoding phosphopyruvate hydratase, whose amino-acid sequence MSEICDIIAREIIDSRGNPTIEVDAILESGTLGRAAVPSGASTGEREAIELRDEEKDRYMGKGVRQAVDNVNLIIAQEVAGYDAMDQTYLDYRLIDLDGTENKAKLGANAILGVSLAVAKAAAAELNLPLYRYIGGTNARELPVPMMNILNGGKHADNNVDIQEFMIMPAGAENFSEALRMGSEIFHNLKSVLKARKYVTSVGDEGGFAPDLKSNAEALDVIMEAIDKAGYRAGQDVFLALDVAASELYENGIYTLAAEAEPKKSSEELIDFYEHLVEKYPIISIEDGLSESDWSGWELLTRRLGKKIQLVGDDVFVTNTSILREGIARGVANSILIKLNQIGTLTETLEAIEMAKRAGYTAVISHRSGETEDTTLADLAVACNTGQIKTGSISRTDRVAKYNQLLRIEEGLGDIALFRGVEVFYNLRSGTSE is encoded by the coding sequence ATGAGTGAAATCTGTGATATTATTGCCAGGGAGATTATCGATTCACGGGGAAATCCGACAATAGAGGTTGATGCAATTCTTGAAAGCGGCACACTTGGCAGGGCGGCAGTCCCCTCAGGAGCATCGACGGGAGAGCGGGAAGCTATTGAATTACGTGATGAAGAGAAGGACCGATACATGGGCAAGGGTGTCAGGCAGGCGGTTGATAATGTCAATCTGATCATAGCCCAGGAGGTTGCGGGTTATGACGCGATGGATCAGACATATCTCGATTACCGGCTGATCGATCTGGACGGTACCGAAAATAAAGCCAAACTGGGTGCCAATGCCATTCTTGGGGTTTCGCTGGCTGTAGCCAAGGCGGCAGCCGCTGAGCTGAATCTTCCTCTCTATCGGTATATCGGAGGGACCAACGCCCGCGAGCTTCCCGTGCCGATGATGAATATCCTCAATGGAGGAAAGCACGCCGATAATAACGTCGATATTCAGGAATTCATGATCATGCCTGCCGGGGCCGAAAACTTTTCCGAAGCCCTGAGGATGGGCTCGGAAATATTTCATAACCTGAAGTCCGTCTTGAAAGCCAGAAAGTACGTCACCTCAGTGGGCGATGAGGGAGGATTTGCCCCTGATCTCAAGTCCAATGCTGAGGCGCTTGATGTCATTATGGAGGCTATCGACAAAGCCGGCTACCGGGCGGGTCAGGATGTCTTTCTGGCCCTTGATGTGGCCGCAAGCGAGCTTTACGAGAATGGTATCTATACGCTGGCTGCCGAGGCCGAGCCGAAAAAGAGCAGTGAGGAATTGATCGATTTTTACGAACATCTGGTTGAAAAGTATCCGATAATTTCTATTGAGGATGGGCTTTCGGAAAGCGACTGGAGCGGGTGGGAACTGCTGACCAGACGGCTGGGGAAGAAGATCCAGTTGGTAGGAGATGATGTCTTTGTCACCAATACCAGCATCCTGAGAGAGGGAATTGCCCGCGGTGTTGCCAACTCCATTCTTATCAAGCTGAATCAGATCGGAACCCTGACCGAAACCCTGGAGGCAATTGAAATGGCCAAAAGGGCAGGGTATACAGCCGTCATTTCCCACCGGTCGGGAGAGACCGAAGATACCACCCTGGCTGATCTGGCTGTGGCCTGTAATACCGGTCAGATCAAGACAGGTTCAATTTCCCGGACCGACCGGGTGGCTAAATACAACCAATTACTCCGGATCGAAGAAGGTCTGGGAGATAT